The following DNA comes from Pseudomonas marginalis.
GGTATTCCTGCCGATCCTGCTGGCCACCAGCGCATCCACATTGGTGGGCCTGCTGTCGGTGGCGGTGATGCAGCGCCTGCGGCTGTGGGACCCGGTGGTGCTGGCCTACCTGGTTCCAGGCGCATTGGTACTGGGTGGGTTCATGGCCCTGCTGGCGACCCTCTCGGCCACCGCATTGGCCGGGTTGTCGTCAATCCTCGGCAACCTCACGTTGTTCGGCCTGATCATGCTGTTCCTGCTGATCGGCGCGCTGCGCAAGGTTAAGGTCTACGAAGCATTTGTCGAAGGCGCCAAGGAAGGCTTCGACGTCGCCAAGAACCTGCTGCCGTACCTGGTGGCGATGCTGTGTGCGGTGGGCGTGTTGCGTGCCTCCGGCGCGTTGGACCTGGGCCTCGAAGGCATTCGCCATGTGGTGGCCTGGACGGGCATGGACACGCGCTTTGTCGACGCCTTGCCGACGGCGATGGTCAAGCCCTTCTCCGGCAGCGCGGCCCGGGCGATGTTGATCGAGACCATGCAGACCCAGGGGGTGGACAGCTTCCCGGCGCTGGTGGCGGCGACGATTCAGGGCAGTACGGAAACCACCTTTTATGTGTTGGCGGTGTACTTCGGTTCGGTGGGCATCCAGCGGGCGCGGCATGCCGTAGGGTGCGCGTTGCTGGCTGAGTTTGCTGGTGTGGTCGCAGCGATCGCGGTGTGCTACTGGTTCTTTGGCTGAGGCTTAAATAGCTATCGGGAGCAAGCCCCCTCCCACATTCTGAATGTGTTCACAGATCCACATGTGGGAGGGGGCTTGCCCCGATGAGGCCCTCAGCGTTTCACCGCACCATTGCCCTGCTGAACAACCCACTCCACCACCTGCCTGTTCAACTGATCTCCCGCCAACCCAAACCCGGTCACCACCGCCGGCACTTTGGTGTCAGTCACCGCCTGCTGCACTTCAAACCGCCGGCTGGCAATAATCCGCTGATCACTCCCACGCACCAGGCGTGCGTCGAGGCGGATCACCACCGCTACCGCACTGCCCCGGTACTCGCTCTGAAACGCCTGCAACTGCCCGCCCAATTCATAATCGGCCTGCAGGTTGGTGTCGTCGGTGCTCAACAGCGTTACGCGTCCATCGCGCTGGAACCCGTCCATCAGGCGATTGCGCAGCAGCACCGGCACTGGGTCGCTCCAGCGTGAGTTCGCATAGCTGCTGATCAAATCGCCATTGGGCACCACGGCGATGCGTGGGCTGTCGAGGAACTCACTGGTCTGCGGCTTGGCCAGGCGCAGCGACCAATTGACTGGCGCGCCCTGGGTCGTGCCCTGGGCCGTAGGCAGTCGGTAGACGTCCGACGGATCCGCCTTGGGCAGGATCGAACACGCGCTGATCAGCGCCAAGGCCACAGGGGCGATCATTTGGTAAGCACGCTTCATGGCGTGAACTCCTTGTTCTTGTCGCTGCCCAGCAGGTAGCCGCTGGGGTTGGCTTCCAGGCGGCGAGAGATGGCGCGCAGTGAACCGAGGGTTTCGCGCAGTTCGCGCACGGCCGGCGCCAGTTCGTTGAGGCCCTGCATGCCGCTGTTCACCGAGTCCTTGTTGTTGGTCAGCAAGGTATTGATGGTGGCGGTGCTTTGCTCAAGGGATTTCATCGCCTGTTCGGCGCTGCCGAAGACCTGCTTGCCTTGATCACTGAGCAGGCCATTGGCGTTGCGCATCAGCGCCGTGGTTTGCTCCAGGGCGGCCCCGGCCTGCTTGCTTACCTGCATCAATTGCTGCATCACCACCTTGATATCCCCACGCTGGTCGGCAATCGCGCCGGTGGTTTGTTCCAGATGGTCCAGGGTGTTGCTGAGGCGCTCGACATTCTGCGCGGAGAACATGTCGTTGGCGTTGTGCAGCAGCAGGTTGATGCTGGTCATCAGGTCGTTGCTGTTATTGAGTAATCGCGCGATCGGCGATGGCGAGGCGATGATCTCCGGCAGGTTGCCGTCCTTGCCCTTGAGCTCCGGGCTTTGCGGCGTGCCGCCGCTGAGTTGGATGATCGAGGTGCCGGTGATGCCGGTCAGCGCGAGTTTGGCCTGGGTGTCTTCCTTGATCGGCGTCTGGCCGGCCAGGCGAATGCGCGCGAGTACGCGGCGCGGGTCCTTGGGATCCAGGCGCAGGCTGATGACATCGCCCACCTTGATCCCGCTGTATTGCACCGAGCTGCCCTGGGACAGACCGCTGACCGCTTCGTTGAAGATCACTTCGTAATCCTGGAAGGCGCTGTCGACGCTGGATTTGGCCAGCCACAGGCCAAACAGCATCGCGCCGACCACCACGATCACGCTGAACAGACCGATCATCACATGATGGGCTCGGGTTTCCATGTCATACCTCGTTGAGCGGTTGAGCGGCATCCAATGCCGCGCGGCCACGGGGGCCGTGGAAATATTCGTGAATCCAGGCGTCGTCCGTTTCCGAGACGATATCGATGGCATCGGCCACCAGCACCTTCTTCTGCGCCAGCACCGCCACACGGTCGGTGATGGTGTAGAGCGTGTCCAGGTCATGGGTGACCAGGAACACGCTCAGGCCCAGCGCATCACGCAGGGTCAGGATCAGTTGGTCGAATTGCGCCGCACCAATCGGGTCGAGGCCGGCGGTGGGTTCGTCGAGGAACAGGATGTCCGGGTCCAGTGCCAGGGCGCGTGCCAGGGCCGCGCGCTTGATCATGCCGCCGGACAGCGAAGCGGGGTATTTGTCGGCCGCCGACAGCGGCAGTCCGGCCAAGGCCAGCTTGACCGCAGCCAGGTGCTCGGCATCACGGCGGCTGAGCCCGGCATGTTCGATCAGCGGCAGCGCGACGTTCTCGGTCACCGTCAGCGAGGAGAACAGCGCGCCCTTCTGGAACAGTACGCCAAAGCGCCGTTCCACCAGCGAGCGTTCATGTTCCGGCAGGCTCGGCAGGTTCTTACCGAACACCCGCACTTCGCCTTCACTGGGCCGGCGCAGGCCGACGATGCTGCGTAGCAGCACTGATTTACCGCTGCCGGATCCGCCGACCACCGCAAGGATTTCGCCCTTGTACAGATCCAGGTCGAGATGCTCGTGCACGCGTTGGCTGCCAAAGCGATTGCACAGGCCACGCACTTCAATCACCGCCTCGGTGGGCGCACGGTGCAGACGACTCACCAGCCCATCTCCATGAAGAACAACGCAGCCACCGCATCCAGCACGATCACCACAAAGATCGATTGCACCACGCTGGAGGTGGTGTGGGCGCCGACCGATTCGGCGCTGCCGCTGACCTTGAAGCCTTCCAGGCAGCCGATGGCGGCGATCAGGAAGGCGAAGAACGGGGCTTTTACCATGCCCACCAGGAAGTGCTGCACGCCAATGTCCGATTGCAGCAGCGAGAGGAACATCGCCGGCGAGATGTCCAGGGCCACGGCGCAGACCACGCCGCCGCCGACGATCCCCGCCAGCATCGCCATGAACGTCAGCATCGGCAGTGCCACCAGCAACGCCAGCACGCGCGGCAATACCAGCAACTCCATCGGGTCCAGGCCCAGGGTGCGGATGGCGTCGATTTCTTCATTGGCCTTCATCGAGCCGATTTGCGCGGTAAAGGCGCTGGCGGTGCGACCGGCAATCAGGATGGCGGTGAGCAATACGCCGAATTCCCGTAGGAAAGAGAACGCCACCAGGTCCACGGTAAAGATCGTTGCGCCAAAGCTCTTGAGCACTGTAGCGCCGAGGAACGCCACGACGGCACCGACCAGAAAGGTCAGCAACGCGACGATGGGCGCGGCGTCGAGGCCGACCTGTTCAAGATGGGCGACCATCGGCGTCAGGCGCCAGCGCTTGGGCCGGAAAATGCCCCGGGCAAAGGTTTCGAGGATCAGGCCGATAAAGCCCAGCAGTTGCTTGCTGTCTTGCCAGACCTTGTCCACGGCCGCGCCGATACGCGCCAGCACCTGAATGCCAGTGGCTTCTTCCGGCGCTTTGTCCGGCACGCAAAAATCGTTGAGGGAGCGGTAGACGGTCTTGAGCAGCGCGCGGTCGGCGGCGGACAGGCTGCAGTCGGTCTGCTCGGCGGATTGTTCGATACGGGTGGGCCCCAGCAGCTCCACCAGCAGCGAGGCGCCGGCGGTATCCAGGGCGCCGAGGCCATTGAGATCGATGCGCGCTCCGGCGTCGTATTGGCCGTCGAGCTTGTCCGACAGCTTCTTCAGGTTTGCGTAGTGGGCAAGCGTCCAGTCCCCTGTAATCCGCAGTAACGGGGGAGCGGTGGACGTATCGAGGTGGGCTGCGCCGGCCGTAGTACTACTGGTCATAAGCTCCGAGCTTGTCTGGCTATCCACAATTCCTACGTAATAGCACGATCCTGCCTACTTTGGGTTGTCGGTTTGTGCTGTGTCCGTCACTTTAAAACGCAGCACGCCGATCACCTGGCCGTCCTCCGTCAACACTTGGACTTGCCAGCGCCCTACCGCTTCGGGCGGGAAGTTCTGCTTGTGGGTCCAGGCGCGGTAGCCCTCCTTGCGTCCGCCGTGGATGTCCAGGGCGATGCGGTCGACCTCTTTGCCGTTGAATTTCCACACGTGGTAGATGCGCTCATCCAGCCCGCGCGGCGCGTTGATTGCGGTGTAGGCATAGAGCCCGCCGCTGCGCAGTTGGGCGGCGCTGACTTCCTTGAGGTCGTCACCCGGCGTGCGGTCTTGCAGTTGGGTGCTGATCGCGACTTCGGTCATCCACAAGGTGGCCGGCGGTACCCAACTGCGCAGGAACCAGCCCGCGCAACCAATGGCGGCCGTTACCCCCAGCAGCATCGCCCAGCCCTTGAGGCTGCGCAGCGGCAGGCTCACCGCCAGGCTTGGAATCGACAAGGCCATGGCGACGCCGAGGGCGAGTTTGTAACTTTCGGCGGTGGTCAGGTGCAGGATGATCGGCAGCGCAGTGAGCAGCGCG
Coding sequences within:
- a CDS encoding ABC-type transport auxiliary lipoprotein family protein, producing MKRAYQMIAPVALALISACSILPKADPSDVYRLPTAQGTTQGAPVNWSLRLAKPQTSEFLDSPRIAVVPNGDLISSYANSRWSDPVPVLLRNRLMDGFQRDGRVTLLSTDDTNLQADYELGGQLQAFQSEYRGSAVAVVIRLDARLVRGSDQRIIASRRFEVQQAVTDTKVPAVVTGFGLAGDQLNRQVVEWVVQQGNGAVKR
- a CDS encoding nucleoside recognition domain-containing protein; protein product: MLNGLWLGFFVVAMVSALAQWLVGGNAGIFAAMVESIFAMAKLSVEVMVLLFGTLTLWLGFLRIAEKAGIVEWLAKALGPLFLRLMPEVPAGHPAIGLITLNFAANGLGLDNAATPIGLKAMKALQELNPIPNTATNAQILFLVLNASSLTLLPVTIFMYRAQQGAPDPTLVFLPILLATSASTLVGLLSVAVMQRLRLWDPVVLAYLVPGALVLGGFMALLATLSATALAGLSSILGNLTLFGLIMLFLLIGALRKVKVYEAFVEGAKEGFDVAKNLLPYLVAMLCAVGVLRASGALDLGLEGIRHVVAWTGMDTRFVDALPTAMVKPFSGSAARAMLIETMQTQGVDSFPALVAATIQGSTETTFYVLAVYFGSVGIQRARHAVGCALLAEFAGVVAAIAVCYWFFG
- a CDS encoding MlaD family protein; translation: METRAHHVMIGLFSVIVVVGAMLFGLWLAKSSVDSAFQDYEVIFNEAVSGLSQGSSVQYSGIKVGDVISLRLDPKDPRRVLARIRLAGQTPIKEDTQAKLALTGITGTSIIQLSGGTPQSPELKGKDGNLPEIIASPSPIARLLNNSNDLMTSINLLLHNANDMFSAQNVERLSNTLDHLEQTTGAIADQRGDIKVVMQQLMQVSKQAGAALEQTTALMRNANGLLSDQGKQVFGSAEQAMKSLEQSTATINTLLTNNKDSVNSGMQGLNELAPAVRELRETLGSLRAISRRLEANPSGYLLGSDKNKEFTP
- a CDS encoding DUF5924 family protein, with the translated sequence MQNLTRLITRVLELMKRYPGVIALGGFISGVCSFILVDRQQGMASWIAVIMLVSWLWLMLENSFTQLFTKVFKREIPEPLLRYATQMIHQESLFFVLPFFFVTTAWNSGQSVFTGLLGAAALVSIVDPLYYKWLAPKRSLFLALHTLTLFAALLTALPIILHLTTAESYKLALGVAMALSIPSLAVSLPLRSLKGWAMLLGVTAAIGCAGWFLRSWVPPATLWMTEVAISTQLQDRTPGDDLKEVSAAQLRSGGLYAYTAINAPRGLDERIYHVWKFNGKEVDRIALDIHGGRKEGYRAWTHKQNFPPEAVGRWQVQVLTEDGQVIGVLRFKVTDTAQTDNPK
- a CDS encoding ABC transporter permease; protein product: MTSSTTAGAAHLDTSTAPPLLRITGDWTLAHYANLKKLSDKLDGQYDAGARIDLNGLGALDTAGASLLVELLGPTRIEQSAEQTDCSLSAADRALLKTVYRSLNDFCVPDKAPEEATGIQVLARIGAAVDKVWQDSKQLLGFIGLILETFARGIFRPKRWRLTPMVAHLEQVGLDAAPIVALLTFLVGAVVAFLGATVLKSFGATIFTVDLVAFSFLREFGVLLTAILIAGRTASAFTAQIGSMKANEEIDAIRTLGLDPMELLVLPRVLALLVALPMLTFMAMLAGIVGGGVVCAVALDISPAMFLSLLQSDIGVQHFLVGMVKAPFFAFLIAAIGCLEGFKVSGSAESVGAHTTSSVVQSIFVVIVLDAVAALFFMEMGW
- a CDS encoding ABC transporter ATP-binding protein — protein: MSRLHRAPTEAVIEVRGLCNRFGSQRVHEHLDLDLYKGEILAVVGGSGSGKSVLLRSIVGLRRPSEGEVRVFGKNLPSLPEHERSLVERRFGVLFQKGALFSSLTVTENVALPLIEHAGLSRRDAEHLAAVKLALAGLPLSAADKYPASLSGGMIKRAALARALALDPDILFLDEPTAGLDPIGAAQFDQLILTLRDALGLSVFLVTHDLDTLYTITDRVAVLAQKKVLVADAIDIVSETDDAWIHEYFHGPRGRAALDAAQPLNEV